One window of the Deltaproteobacteria bacterium PRO3 genome contains the following:
- a CDS encoding PilZ domain-containing protein, producing MFEGFVNYIEKRIFRRVDAELPVDLELGSETVQTTSSNISCGGMFLLVDPDKLGDQHKLDVVIHLPNRKNPVKMSAEILRSESVDDRRGVAVQFQGLYNDSMLEIEKFVKGKLN from the coding sequence TTGTTCGAGGGCTTCGTGAATTACATCGAGAAGAGAATTTTTCGCCGAGTGGATGCGGAACTGCCCGTCGATCTCGAATTGGGCAGCGAGACGGTGCAGACTACCAGCTCCAACATCAGCTGCGGCGGGATGTTCCTCCTCGTCGATCCCGACAAGCTGGGCGATCAGCACAAGCTGGACGTTGTCATCCACCTCCCCAACCGCAAAAACCCCGTCAAGATGAGCGCCGAGATCCTCCGCAGCGAGAGCGTCGACGATCGCCGCGGGGTTGCCGTCCAATTTCAGGGCCTGTACAACGACAGCATGCTCGAGATCGAGAAGTTCGTGAAGGGCAAGCTCAACTGA
- a CDS encoding NADH-quinone oxidoreductase subunit A has protein sequence MDMIFNFANVLVFILVGAGFVGVSLLLSRLLRPSFPTPEKELIYECGEVPVQGAWINYNLRYYLVAITFVIFSVEIAFVYPVAVTFRDAVAKGEGWLTLVEILIFALILFVGLLYVWVKGDLKWFKNVVPDERLSKATPETATLIRGQAG, from the coding sequence ATGGATATGATATTTAACTTTGCGAATGTCTTGGTGTTTATCCTCGTCGGCGCGGGCTTTGTCGGGGTGAGTCTCCTGCTCAGCCGCCTGCTGCGCCCGTCCTTTCCCACCCCCGAAAAAGAGCTCATCTACGAATGCGGCGAGGTCCCCGTACAGGGGGCCTGGATCAACTACAACCTCCGCTACTACCTGGTCGCCATCACCTTCGTCATCTTCAGCGTCGAGATCGCCTTCGTCTACCCGGTGGCGGTGACCTTCCGCGACGCCGTGGCCAAGGGCGAGGGCTGGCTGACCCTCGTCGAAATCCTGATTTTCGCCTTGATTCTGTTCGTCGGACTTCTCTACGTTTGGGTCAAAGGCGACTTGAAATGGTTTAAGAATGTGGTGCCCGACGAGCGTTTGAGCAAGGCGACGCCCGAGACGGCGACCCTGATTCGCGGCCAAGCCGGCTGA
- a CDS encoding NADH-quinone oxidoreductase subunit B, with the protein MFPTLKGQLPDNIVTTKVDDVLNWARASSVWYLLFGLACCGIELMQTGGPRSDLDRFGAVFRATPRQSDLMIVAGTLTYKMALRTKILYEQMPEPKYVISMGSCANCGGLFQLAYSVVKGVDKIIPVDVYVPGCPPRPEALTQGLLKIQEKMMKEKFARRAS; encoded by the coding sequence ATGTTTCCGACCCTAAAAGGGCAGTTGCCCGACAATATCGTGACCACCAAGGTGGACGACGTCCTCAACTGGGCCCGCGCCTCCTCGGTGTGGTACCTGCTCTTCGGCCTGGCCTGCTGCGGCATCGAGCTGATGCAGACCGGCGGTCCGCGGTCCGACCTGGACCGTTTCGGCGCGGTATTCCGCGCCACCCCGCGCCAGTCCGACCTGATGATCGTCGCCGGCACGCTCACCTACAAGATGGCCCTGCGCACCAAGATCCTCTACGAGCAGATGCCCGAGCCCAAGTACGTGATCTCGATGGGCAGCTGCGCGAATTGCGGCGGCCTGTTCCAGCTGGCCTACTCGGTCGTGAAGGGCGTCGACAAGATCATCCCGGTCGACGTCTACGTGCCGGGCTGCCCGCCGCGGCCCGAGGCCCTCACGCAGGGGCTGCTCAAGATCCAAGAAAAGATGATGAAAGAAAAGTTCGCGCGGCGCGCGAGCTAA
- a CDS encoding NADH-quinone oxidoreductase subunit C: protein MTFDEIAKVLQEKFEGSVPTTDRAGDPFLTVPAAKIAEILAFCRDDAMLAFDCLSNLTGVDAPPDDLDVVYHLFSYPKRHSLTLKVRVPKANARVPTVEGVYPTANWQEREAFDLVGVIFDGHSDLRRIMLPDDWVGYPLRKDYKEQEDYHGMATTRPSLLNS from the coding sequence ATGACTTTCGACGAGATCGCCAAAGTTTTGCAGGAGAAGTTTGAGGGTTCGGTCCCCACGACCGACCGCGCGGGGGATCCCTTTCTCACCGTGCCCGCGGCGAAGATCGCGGAGATCCTCGCCTTCTGCCGCGACGACGCGATGCTGGCCTTCGACTGCCTGAGCAATCTGACCGGCGTCGACGCCCCGCCCGACGACCTCGACGTGGTCTATCATTTATTTTCGTATCCCAAGCGGCACTCCCTGACCCTCAAGGTCCGGGTGCCCAAGGCCAACGCCCGCGTGCCGACGGTCGAGGGCGTCTATCCCACCGCCAACTGGCAGGAGCGCGAGGCCTTCGACTTAGTCGGCGTGATCTTCGATGGGCACTCCGACCTGCGCCGCATCATGCTGCCGGACGATTGGGTGGGCTACCCGCTGCGCAAGGATTACAAAGAGCAAGAGGACTACCACGGCATGGCGACGACGCGGCCGTCGCTGCTGAATTCGTAA
- a CDS encoding NADH-quinone oxidoreductase subunit D, whose amino-acid sequence MAIQTQEMLLNMGPQHPSTHGVIRFVVKTDGEVMSEALPDVGYLHRSIEKIGEICDYNGFMPYTDRADYLSAMNANQGYAMVVEKLLGLEVPKRAEYLRVIAAEFNRIISHLLSVGALAMDVGAATPFIHALKEREKVNDLMEALCGQRLTYNYVRIGGVSYDMPPGFSERSLAWLDQFEPQWDEFERLVTGNKIFVERLANVGVISREDAVAYNLVGPNLRASGVDFDLRRDMPYSIYPELDFNVIVGRGEQGTLGDSFDRYIVRVREIRESIKILRQCFARIPEGDILAKMPKVLKPPAGEAYVRTESSRGDIGYYLISDGGPKAFRLRIRTGSFTGMSIIQKVSRGMMIADLVTLIASLDVVAPEIDR is encoded by the coding sequence ATGGCGATTCAAACCCAAGAAATGCTGCTCAACATGGGCCCGCAGCATCCCTCCACCCACGGCGTCATCCGCTTCGTGGTGAAGACCGACGGCGAGGTGATGAGCGAGGCCCTGCCCGACGTCGGCTACCTGCACCGCTCCATCGAGAAGATCGGCGAGATCTGCGACTACAACGGCTTCATGCCCTACACCGACCGCGCGGACTACCTGTCGGCGATGAACGCCAACCAGGGCTACGCGATGGTCGTCGAGAAGCTGCTGGGGCTGGAGGTGCCGAAGCGCGCCGAATACCTGCGCGTCATCGCCGCCGAGTTCAACCGCATCATCTCGCACCTGCTTTCGGTCGGCGCCCTGGCCATGGACGTCGGCGCGGCCACGCCCTTCATCCACGCCCTCAAAGAGCGCGAGAAGGTCAACGACCTGATGGAGGCCCTCTGCGGCCAGCGCCTCACCTACAATTACGTGCGCATCGGCGGCGTCTCCTACGATATGCCGCCGGGCTTCAGCGAGCGTTCGCTGGCCTGGCTGGACCAGTTCGAGCCGCAATGGGACGAGTTCGAGCGCCTGGTCACCGGCAACAAGATCTTCGTCGAGCGCCTGGCCAACGTGGGCGTCATCAGCCGCGAGGACGCCGTCGCCTACAACCTGGTCGGCCCCAACCTGCGCGCCTCCGGCGTCGACTTCGACCTGCGTCGCGACATGCCTTATTCGATCTACCCCGAGCTGGATTTCAACGTCATCGTCGGTCGCGGCGAGCAGGGCACGCTGGGCGACAGCTTCGACCGCTACATCGTGCGCGTCCGCGAGATCCGCGAGTCGATCAAGATTCTGCGCCAGTGCTTCGCGCGCATCCCCGAGGGCGACATCCTGGCCAAGATGCCCAAGGTGCTCAAGCCGCCCGCGGGCGAGGCCTACGTGCGCACCGAGTCCTCGCGCGGCGACATCGGATATTATTTGATCAGCGACGGCGGGCCGAAGGCCTTCCGGTTGAGGATCCGCACCGGCTCGTTCACCGGGATGTCGATCATTCAAAAGGTCAGCCGCGGGATGATGATCGCGGATTTGGTCACCTTGATCGCGAGCCTCGACGTGGTGGCGCCGGAGATCGACCGGTAG